A region from the Lolium perenne isolate Kyuss_39 chromosome 4, Kyuss_2.0, whole genome shotgun sequence genome encodes:
- the LOC127293232 gene encoding phytanoyl-CoA dioxygenase 1 yields MPPAGSLTADQLSFFDTNGYLVLESFSSAEEVRAMRDRMAELVEGYDGANSSVFSTKDHRQLKDDYFFKSAENISFFFEEKAFGDDGCLRQPKELSINKVGHALHEHDPVFKKFSFSENVSSLFSSLGYKRPAVIQSMYIFKQPGIGGEVVPHQDNTFLYTEPLSCTGLWLALQDATITNGCLWAIPGSHKNGLQRRMIRDENGTHFDRPSPLYDQKEFVPLEVKSGDFVVIHGDLVHQSFENNSPVSRHALSLHVVDMEGCKWSKDNWIQRTTAPEPLYVS; encoded by the exons atgccgccGGCCGGTAGCCTCACCGCCGACCAGCTCAGCTTCTTCGATACCAACG GGTACCTGGTGCTGGAGTCGTTCTCGAGCGCGGAGGAGGTGCGGGCGATGCGGGACCGCATGGCCGAGCTCGTCGAGGGTTACGACGGCGCCAACTCCAGCGTCTTCTCCACCAAGGACCAT CGGCAGTTGAAGGATGACTACTTCTTTAAGAGCGCGGAGAATATATCTTTCTTCTTCGAGG AGAAGGCATTTGGAGACGATGGATGCTTGAGACAGCCAAAGGAACTTTCAATTAATAAAGTTGGACATG CATTACATGAACATGACCCTGTGTTCAAGAAGTTTTCTTTCTCGGAGAATGTTTCTAGCCTGTTCTCTTCTTTAGGGTACAAGAGACCTGCAGTTATTCAATCTATGTACATCTTTAAG CAACCAGGCATTGGTGGCGAGGTGGTGCCACACCAGGATAATACGTTCCTTTATACAGAGCCTCTATCCTGCACAGGATTGTGGCTTGCACTTCAAGATGCGACAATAACCAATGGTTGCCTGTGGGCAATCCCTGGGTCACATAAAA ATGgtctgcaaaggcgaatgatcagAGATGAAAATGGTACTCATTTTGATCGTCCCTCGCCGCTTTATGATCAGAAAGAGTTTGTACCACTGGAAGTAAAATCAGGTGACTTTGTTGTCATTCACGGCGATCTTGTACATCAGAG CTTTGAGAACAATTCTCCAGTGTCAAGACATGCACTGAGCTTACATGTAGTTGATATGGAAGGATGTAAATGGTCCAAGGACAACTG GATACAGAGGACAACTGCACCTGAACCTCTATATGTGTCTTAG
- the LOC127293233 gene encoding phospholipase A2 homolog 3 — protein MARGRSSSSGMRRPHLRLLAAVAGLLVACAAVAPRSSALNVGLQSADTDGDGVSKQQACSRTCESDHCTTAPFLRYGKYCGILYSGCPGERPCDPLDACCMRHDYCVQAKNDYLSTQCNESLLECLAELREGGGTFEGNKCMIDEVIDVITVVIEAAVVAGRVLHKP, from the exons ATGGCACGCGGCAGAAGCAGTAGTTCTGGGATGCGGCGGCCGCATTTGCGTCTACTCGCGGCGGTGGCTGGGCTGCTGGTCGCGTGCGCCGCCGTCGCGCCGCGCTCCTCGGCGCTCAACGTCGGCCTCCAGTCCGCCGACACCGACGGCGACGGCGTG AGCAAGCAGCAGGCGTGCAGCCGTACGTGCGAGTCCGACCACTGCACGA CGGCGCCGTTCCTGCGGTACGGCAAGTACTGCGGCATCCTCTACAGCGGCTGCCCCGGCGAGCGGCCCTGCGACCCCCTCGACGCCTGCTGCATGCGCCACGACTACTGCGTCCAGGCAAAGA ATGATTACCTGAGCACGCAGTGCAACGAGAGCCTGCTGGAGTGCCTGGCGGAGCTGCGGGAGGGCGGGGGCACCTTCGAGGGCAACAAGTGCATGATCGACGAGGTCATCGACGTCATCACCGTCGTCATCgaggccgccgtcgtcgccggacGGGTCCTCCACAAGCCCTAG
- the LOC127293230 gene encoding F-box protein KIB4-like, with the protein MADWSGLHEDFLLLLVPRLPSLDLRRFRAVCASWRAAAATFTSAHGRPRPDRPWLALPTDAPDPDGRRFVICRDREVPVVTLPARLGRAHDRRFVPLGSSRGAIVAADDRGDMHLLDLVTGKRMPLPPAATLPLVDRVERTPAGLLTLHHQRAGVSGADPVDGLIHKAIPVPTPDGGVLVVAIYRQPHHRNQWATARPGDGAWKSVKPSSIPAVVDLALHRGQLYANTHYGMVYVYPELCGLGSASPEIIPSVTRRPTSYVERSFLVETPGGAGLMQVELLRPVLAAGGEGFVVRMLDECGETWEEEEDIGDVAVLVDASGAVAASTRDCPGLRPSTVYYAVDLDGETRVWAYSLAGKHKKIEVVESLPRAEGYKPPCFWYTPVYAQ; encoded by the coding sequence ATGGCGGACTGGTCGGGCCTCCACGAGGACTTCCTCCTCCTGCTGGTCCCGCGCCTCCCCTCCCTCGACCTCCGCCGCTTCCGCGCCGTCTGCGCCTCCTGGCGCGCCGCCGCGGCCACCTTCACATCCGCCCACGGCCGCCCGCGCCCCGACCGCCCCTGGCTCGCGCTCCCCACCGACGCGCCCGACCCGGACGGCCGCCGATTCGTCATCTGCCGCGACCGCGAGGTCCCCGTCGTCACCCTCCCGGCGCGCCTCGGCCGCGCGCACGACCGCCGCTTCGTGCCCCTCGGCTCCTCCCGCGGCGCCATCGTGGCCGCCGACGACCGCGGCGACATGCACCTGCTCGACCTCGTCACCGGCAAGCGCATGCCGCTGCCCCCCGCCGCCACTCTCCCGCTCGTCGACCGCGTCGAGCGGACCCCCGCCGGCCTCCTCACGCTCCACCACCAGCGCGCCGGCGTCTCCGGCGCCGACCCCGTCGACGGCCTCATCCACAAGGCCATCCCGGTGCCCACCCCGGACGGCGGGGTGCTGGTGGTCGCCATCTACCGCCAGCCGCACCACCGCAACCAGTGGGCCACGGCGCGGCCCGGCGACGGCGCGTGGAAGTCGGTCAAGCCCAGCAGCATCCCCGCCGTCGTCGACCTGGCGCTCCACCGCGGCCAGCTCTACGCCAACACGCACTACGGGATGGTCTACGTCTACCCGGAGCTATGCGGGCTCGGCTCGGCGTCGCCCGAGATCATCCCGTCCGTGACGCGCCGCCCGACCTCGTACGTCGAGCGCAGCTTCCTCGTCgagacccccggcggcgccgggctCATGCAGGTGGAGCTGCTCCGCCCCGTACTGGCGGCCGGGGGCGAGGGCTTCGTGGTGCGCATGCTGGACGAGTGCGGCGAGacgtgggaggaggaggaggacatcgGGGACGTCGCGGTGCTCGTCGACGCGTCCGGCGCCGTGGCAGCGTCCACCAGGGACTGCCCCGGGCTCAGGCCAAGCACCGTGTACTACGCCGTCGACCTCGACGGCGAGACGAGGGTGTGGGCCTACAGCCTCGCCGGCAAGCACAAGAAGATCGAGGTCGTCGAGTCACTCCCCAGGGCGGAGGGCTACAAGCCGCCCTGCTTCTGGTACACGCCGGTATATGCACAGTGA
- the LOC127293231 gene encoding BTB/POZ domain-containing protein At2g46260-like, with protein sequence MGAGKDSESAAGPLAEAEMDLDFSRGGVVPSFEFAFNSANFSDRVLRIEIVACDNVPGYSGDIGGGSIGDFREDKGNEGQSVDSSAMIPCTPVLREKTIYVNSAILASRSPFFLKLFSNGMKESDQTHPALRIADSEENGLMELLSYMYRGKLTTKEPTVLLDVLMAADKFEVLSCMRHSSQLLTSLPMTTESALLYIEHPCSTSLAADVQRVIGVAKEFLANKYKDFDEFEDELMNISLAGIEAIFSSSDICVETEDDLYFFMVDWARARYPELEERRKILSSRLLPLVRFSHMTCETLRKILACTDNDIDHELVNKRITEALLHIAYPTEVEGALAAEVRAYTRKPVRVVAIDGPCPHVIVYLDLTSKECSRFLPSKGMFLFSHPFYLAGQEFNLVAVGGRERGEATNSCGFGLYLQIQWDPESSKPITLDCEFAAKRKSSGKFVMLCNDELTVYDECVHGYNDLFQMSWLDFITDNDLFIDDVLHLRADVAVVGQLKLKT encoded by the exons ATGGGCGCCGGCAAAGACTCAGAGTCGGCGGCGGGACCGTTAGCGGAGGCGGAGATGGACCTGGACTTCTCGCGCGGCGGTGTAGTGCCCAGCTTCGAGTTCGCGTTCAATTCGGCCAACTTCTCCGACAGAGTGCTGCGGATAGAGATCGTCGCCTGCGACAATGTGCCTGGGTACAGCGGAGACATCGGCGGAGGATCCATTGGCGACTTCCGAGAGGACAAAG GTAATGAAGGACAGAGTGTTGACTCTTCCGCGATGATTCCTTGCACACCAGTTTTACGAGAAAAGACCATCTATGTCAATTCAGCGATTCTTGCTTCAAGAAGTCCTTTCTTTCTAAAG CTTTTCTCAAATGGCATGAAAGAATCTGATCAGACGCATCCAGCATTAAGGATTGCTGATTCAG AGGAAAATGGCCTTATGGAGCTTTTAAGCTATATGTACAGGGGAAAATTGACTACAAAAGAGCCCACTGTTCTGCTCGACGTCTTgatggctgcagacaaatttgagGTTCTTTCTTGCATGAGGCATTCCAGTCAGCTGCTCACAAGCTTGCCTATGACCACAGAATCTGCACTGCTCTACATAGAACATCCTTGCTCGACTTCATTAGCTGCTGACGTCCAGCGTGTGATTGGTGTAGCCAAGGAATTCCTTGCCAACAAGTACAAGGATTTTGATGA GTTTGAAGATGAACTGATGAACATCTCTCTTGCTGGGATCGAAGCTATCTTTTCAAGTAGTGACATATGCGTAGAAACTGAAGATGACTTGTACTTCTTCATGGTCGACTGGGCCCGTGCGCGGTATCCAGAATTGGAGGAAAGACGCAAGATCTTGAGTTCTCGTTTACTTCCGCTGGTACGCTTTAGTCATATGACATGTGAGACACTTCGGAAGATCCTAGCGTGCACTGATAATGACATAGACCATGAGCTTGTAAATAAGCGTATCACTGAGGCACTTCTACACATAGCTTATCCAACAGAGGTGGAAGGCGCTCTTGCAGCAGAAGTAAGAGCTTACACTCGCAAACCTGTGAGAGTGGTTGCGATTGATGGACCCTGCCCACATGTTATAGTTTACTTGGATCTAACAAGCAAGGAGTGCTCCAGATTCTTACCGTCAAAAGGAATGTTCCTATTCTCGCATCCATTCTATCTCGCAGGGCAGGAATTCAATCTCGTGGCCGTGGGAGGCCGTGAACGGGGCGAGGCCACTAACTCCTGCGGCTTTGGCCTCTACTTGCAGATACAATGGGATCCGGAGAGCTCAAAGCCTATCACATTAGATTGTGAGTTTGCTGCCAAGAGAAAATCATCAGGGAAATTTGTCATGCTCTGTAATGACGAGCTCACCGTATACGATGAATGTGTGCATGGATACAATGATCTGTTTCAGATGTCATGGTTGGACTTCATTACTGATAATGACCTCTTCATCGATGACGTGCTGCATCTGAGAGCCGATGTGGCAGTGGTGGGGCAGCTGAAGTTGAAGACTTGA